One segment of Bradyrhizobium sp. WD16 DNA contains the following:
- a CDS encoding LysR substrate-binding domain-containing protein, whose amino-acid sequence MNELTSSIPRRRRLPPLAALRAFEAAARHLSFRKAADELAVTPTAISHQIRLLEETLGMALFVRQVRRVGLTDAGLRLYPTLRDGLDAFEHAITELSPQRWRKAVTLSATTLFTARRLLPALGSFRLDHPEFDLRLHASDELADLASGFADIAVRYGSGPFDGLVSEPLFAERFGVLCSPSINLSSPDELRRATLLHVEWKRPGMAPDWRRWARLAGIADLAVEEGPRFSEDGHALQAAIAGHGIAIASLVLAGPEIGAGLLVHPFGPVINGEIYHVVATPENMACADVRAVRDWLKTAVATA is encoded by the coding sequence ATGAATGAATTGACCTCATCCATACCGCGTCGGCGGCGACTACCTCCGCTTGCAGCTCTGCGGGCTTTCGAAGCGGCGGCTCGGCATCTCAGCTTCCGCAAGGCCGCCGATGAGCTGGCAGTAACGCCAACCGCAATCAGCCACCAAATCCGACTTCTGGAAGAAACGTTGGGAATGGCGCTGTTCGTCCGTCAGGTTCGGCGCGTCGGGTTGACCGACGCCGGGCTGCGGCTCTATCCAACCCTGCGCGACGGTTTGGACGCCTTCGAGCATGCGATCACGGAATTGTCGCCGCAACGCTGGCGCAAGGCGGTGACGCTGTCGGCGACGACATTGTTCACAGCCCGCCGGCTACTGCCGGCGCTAGGTTCATTTCGGCTGGATCATCCCGAATTCGACTTACGTCTCCACGCCTCGGACGAACTGGCTGATCTGGCTTCGGGGTTCGCGGACATCGCTGTCCGCTACGGATCAGGGCCGTTCGACGGATTGGTATCGGAGCCGCTTTTTGCAGAACGGTTTGGAGTTCTATGCAGCCCAAGTATTAACCTCTCCAGTCCAGACGAATTGAGGCGGGCAACGCTGCTGCATGTGGAATGGAAGCGCCCAGGCATGGCGCCCGACTGGCGGCGATGGGCGCGATTGGCCGGCATCGCGGACCTTGCCGTTGAGGAGGGGCCGCGCTTTTCAGAGGACGGGCACGCCCTCCAGGCCGCAATTGCAGGGCATGGCATCGCGATCGCCAGCCTCGTACTTGCGGGCCCTGAAATCGGGGCCGGATTGCTGGTCCATCCCTTCGGGCCGGTGATCAATGGCGAAATCTATCATGTCGTCGCAACGCCAGAGAATATGGCCTGCGCCGATGTGCGCGCAGTGCGCGACTGGTTGAAGACGGCCGTTGCAACAGCATGA